From the Pseudoalteromonas tunicata genome, one window contains:
- the ubiD gene encoding 4-hydroxy-3-polyprenylbenzoate decarboxylase — protein MKYKDLRDFIALLEKRGELVRIKQEIDTYLEMTEIADRTLRAKGPALLFENPKGFDIPVLANLFGTPERVALGMGQEDVSALREVGKLLAFLKEPEPPAGLKEAWSQIPAYKQVLNMPAKEVKKAPCQQVILTGDDVDLTKLPIQHCWPGDAAPLITWGLTVTKGPYKKRQNLGIYRQQLLGKNKIIMRWLSHRGGALDYQEFCKENPGQNYPVSVALGADPATILGAVTPVPDTLSEYAFAGLLRGSKTEVVKSISNDLQVPASAEFVLEGYLTPGETAPEGPYGDHTGYYNEVDEFPVMTVTHITHRQDPIYHSTYTGRPPDEPAILGVALNEVFVPILQKQFPEIVDFYLPPEGCSYRMAIVTMKKQYPGHAKRVMMGVWSFLRQFMYTKFVIVCDDDINARDWNDVIWAITTRMDPARDTTLIEHTPIDYLDFASPVSGLGSKMGMDATNKWPGETTREWGEPIVMDPKVKAKVDDIWDSLGIIKNKA, from the coding sequence ATGAAATATAAAGATCTTCGCGACTTTATTGCGTTACTCGAAAAACGCGGTGAGCTCGTGCGTATCAAACAAGAAATTGATACTTACCTTGAAATGACTGAAATTGCCGACCGCACATTACGCGCCAAAGGCCCCGCCCTGTTATTTGAAAACCCAAAAGGGTTTGATATTCCTGTATTAGCCAATTTATTTGGTACTCCAGAGCGTGTGGCGCTTGGCATGGGCCAAGAAGATGTCTCGGCATTACGTGAAGTAGGTAAATTATTAGCCTTTTTAAAAGAACCTGAGCCACCAGCTGGATTAAAAGAAGCATGGAGCCAAATTCCAGCTTATAAGCAAGTGCTTAACATGCCAGCTAAAGAAGTTAAAAAAGCGCCGTGTCAGCAAGTGATTTTAACCGGCGATGACGTCGACTTAACTAAGCTGCCTATTCAGCACTGCTGGCCAGGTGACGCTGCACCACTGATTACTTGGGGTTTAACGGTCACTAAAGGGCCGTATAAAAAACGCCAAAACCTCGGCATTTATCGTCAGCAGCTGCTCGGTAAAAACAAAATCATTATGCGTTGGCTTTCACATCGTGGTGGTGCGCTTGATTATCAAGAATTCTGTAAAGAAAATCCGGGACAAAATTATCCGGTTTCGGTCGCATTAGGTGCCGATCCAGCAACGATCTTAGGTGCAGTCACACCGGTACCCGATACCTTGAGTGAATACGCCTTTGCCGGTTTATTACGCGGCAGTAAAACTGAAGTAGTTAAATCGATTTCGAATGATTTACAAGTGCCTGCCAGTGCAGAATTTGTCTTAGAAGGATATTTAACGCCGGGTGAAACCGCGCCTGAAGGCCCTTATGGCGATCATACTGGTTACTACAACGAAGTAGACGAATTCCCAGTGATGACTGTGACACACATCACTCATCGCCAAGATCCGATTTACCATAGCACTTATACGGGTCGACCACCTGATGAACCAGCAATTTTAGGGGTTGCACTAAACGAAGTGTTTGTGCCAATTTTACAAAAACAATTTCCTGAAATTGTTGATTTTTACTTGCCGCCTGAAGGCTGTTCGTACCGTATGGCAATTGTAACGATGAAAAAACAATACCCAGGTCATGCTAAGCGCGTGATGATGGGAGTGTGGTCATTCTTACGTCAGTTTATGTACACCAAATTTGTGATTGTCTGTGATGATGATATCAACGCACGCGATTGGAACGATGTGATTTGGGCCATCACTACCCGCATGGATCCGGCGCGCGATACCACCCTAATTGAACATACACCGATTGATTACCTCGACTTTGCTTCGCCTGTTTCAGGCTTAGGATCAAAAATGGGGATGGATGCCACCAATAAATGGCCGGGAGAAACTACCCGCGAATGGGGTGAACCGATAGTGATGGAT